The following proteins are encoded in a genomic region of Desulfosporosinus youngiae DSM 17734:
- a CDS encoding ABC transporter ATP-binding protein has product MELLKVDIKHAGYSDNRDVIKNVALSVKSGELVGLIGPNGAGKSTTIKAIIGLLPVMDGKVEFAGKRKSYAYIPEQPVLYEGLTLWEHLELAAAAYEIQRNVFVPRAEELLKLFHLTEVKHHLPGTFSKGMQQKVMLIVAFLLEPWVFVVDEPFMGLDPRGMGDFLAYLNQARAKGAGVLMCTHILDTAERICSSFVLMNAGTVVTRGDLKEIRKQCRLPEGSLGECFEKLLENR; this is encoded by the coding sequence ATGGAATTACTTAAGGTAGATATTAAACACGCCGGTTATTCTGACAACAGGGATGTCATTAAAAATGTGGCCTTATCTGTAAAATCAGGAGAGCTTGTAGGACTGATCGGCCCTAACGGAGCTGGGAAAAGCACCACGATTAAGGCGATCATAGGGTTGTTGCCAGTGATGGATGGCAAAGTGGAATTTGCCGGGAAGAGAAAAAGCTATGCTTATATCCCAGAACAGCCCGTACTGTATGAAGGGTTAACACTCTGGGAGCATTTAGAACTAGCTGCTGCTGCCTATGAAATTCAGCGAAACGTATTTGTACCTAGAGCTGAGGAGCTTCTTAAACTCTTCCACCTAACTGAAGTCAAGCACCATCTGCCGGGTACCTTTTCTAAAGGCATGCAGCAAAAGGTCATGCTTATTGTGGCTTTTCTACTAGAACCATGGGTTTTTGTGGTGGATGAGCCTTTTATGGGCCTGGACCCTAGGGGGATGGGGGACTTCCTGGCTTATTTAAACCAGGCCAGAGCTAAAGGAGCAGGGGTCTTGATGTGTACGCATATACTGGATACTGCGGAACGAATCTGTAGTTCTTTTGTATTGATGAACGCTGGGACAGTAGTAACCCGAGGAGACCTTAAGGAAATCAGGAAACAATGCCGGTTACCCGAGGGTTCCCTGGGGGAATGCTTTGAGAAACTCTTGGAGAATAGATAA
- a CDS encoding ABC-2 transporter permease, translating to MYNLVWKDLLLLKRSLWITGLYVLFALSVFRTMPGGALTAAIVGATYMLMIQALTQDDKNKSEIMLNSLPLRRQDIVLAKYFSVFIYAALAILCCLLAQSVVSITGIPIPISRISLEGISGALLTMAVLISIYFPIYFKFGYLRSRMIGMFLFFVCFFFLPMAVGLTVQGLGGVDNLAAFRNIAAVMQDFGNWLQTQADWQIASYILALTLIIMAASVRLSLRVYSRREF from the coding sequence ATGTATAATTTGGTGTGGAAAGATCTCTTGCTTTTAAAACGGTCTCTGTGGATCACTGGGTTATATGTGCTTTTTGCGCTCTCTGTTTTTAGAACTATGCCGGGTGGAGCCCTCACTGCTGCCATAGTAGGCGCTACCTACATGCTTATGATTCAAGCCCTTACCCAGGATGACAAGAATAAGTCTGAAATAATGTTAAACAGCCTTCCCCTGCGTCGTCAGGACATTGTCCTAGCTAAGTATTTTTCCGTCTTCATCTATGCTGCCCTTGCAATCTTATGCTGCCTGCTCGCTCAAAGTGTGGTGTCGATCACGGGAATCCCTATCCCTATAAGCCGGATTTCTTTAGAAGGAATTTCAGGGGCTCTGCTCACCATGGCTGTCTTAATATCTATCTATTTTCCGATTTACTTCAAGTTTGGGTATCTCCGCTCCAGAATGATCGGTATGTTCCTGTTTTTTGTCTGTTTCTTCTTTTTGCCTATGGCAGTTGGCTTGACGGTACAGGGGCTTGGAGGAGTAGACAACCTCGCCGCTTTCCGAAATATTGCAGCTGTGATGCAGGACTTCGGGAACTGGCTGCAAACCCAAGCAGATTGGCAAATCGCCAGTTATATATTGGCCTTAACCTTGATCATAATGGCCGCTTCGGTTCGCCTTTCTTTAAGGGTTTATAGCAGAAGAGAATTTTAG
- a CDS encoding ABC transporter ATP-binding protein: MVDADNILTVDKLTKHFKDFSLKNVSFRLPRGYVMGFIGPNGAGKSTTIKLILNLLSKDSGQIKVFGLDNLQHELVIKNRIAFVFDENHYYEELSIRDMARIVAPFYKHWETQTFEKCLRDFELDPKQKIKQLSKGMKMKFSLAVALSHGAELLIMDEPTSGLDPMARSELLEILATLIQDERNSVFFSTHITPDLDKIADYVTFINQGEIVLSAPKDDILEKYGVIKGACDLLDEESKKLFVGIKTNKFGFEGLVRDKEKAIRRFKGLAVLEKPSLEDIMLYTVRGEHHV, encoded by the coding sequence ATGGTTGATGCGGATAACATACTAACTGTCGATAAATTGACTAAGCATTTCAAGGATTTCTCCTTGAAAAATGTTAGTTTTCGGCTGCCCCGGGGCTATGTTATGGGGTTTATCGGACCGAATGGAGCGGGAAAAAGCACCACGATCAAACTAATTTTGAATTTATTGAGTAAAGACAGTGGTCAGATCAAAGTGTTCGGTCTTGATAACCTACAACATGAACTCGTTATAAAGAATCGCATTGCCTTTGTCTTTGATGAGAACCACTATTATGAAGAACTTTCTATCAGAGATATGGCCCGAATTGTAGCTCCCTTTTACAAACACTGGGAGACCCAGACCTTTGAAAAGTGTTTGAGGGACTTTGAACTTGACCCTAAACAAAAGATTAAACAACTCTCAAAAGGAATGAAGATGAAGTTTTCTTTGGCTGTTGCCCTTTCCCATGGAGCTGAGCTTTTAATTATGGATGAGCCAACCTCTGGTCTTGACCCGATGGCGCGCAGCGAGCTCTTGGAAATCCTGGCTACCCTGATTCAAGATGAACGAAATTCCGTCTTTTTTTCTACTCACATTACCCCGGATTTAGATAAGATTGCCGACTATGTAACCTTCATTAATCAGGGTGAGATCGTCTTGAGCGCCCCGAAAGATGACATCTTAGAGAAATATGGGGTAATCAAAGGGGCTTGCGATTTGCTCGACGAAGAAAGCAAAAAGCTTTTTGTTGGTATCAAGACGAACAAATTTGGGTTTGAAGGACTGGTACGAGATAAAGAAAAGGCTATTCGCCGCTTTAAAGGACTAGCCGTCCTAGAAAAGCCATCCTTGGAAGACATCATGCTTTATACAGTGAGGGGGGAGCATCATGTATAA
- a CDS encoding GntR family transcriptional regulator, with protein MNITIANSSPEPIYQQIVTQIKNLILKGDLTEAEGLPSIRILAKELQISVITTKRAYEELEREGYIETVGGKGSFVSAQNKELLYEKRLRVVEEKVMDAIVAARTVGIEREELLEMFKLLFDERNGQEEE; from the coding sequence ATGAATATTACTATAGCCAATTCTTCACCCGAACCAATCTATCAACAGATTGTTACCCAAATAAAAAATCTTATCCTAAAGGGCGATTTGACGGAAGCAGAGGGGTTGCCCTCAATTCGTATTCTGGCAAAGGAATTACAGATCAGCGTAATAACCACGAAGAGGGCTTATGAGGAGCTGGAGCGAGAAGGCTATATTGAGACTGTGGGCGGTAAAGGTTCCTTCGTTTCCGCTCAAAACAAGGAATTATTGTATGAGAAGCGACTACGTGTCGTTGAAGAAAAAGTAATGGATGCCATCGTTGCTGCCAGAACCGTCGGCATAGAGCGAGAAGAACTGCTTGAAATGTTTAAACTGCTTTTTGATGAACGCAACGGGCAAGAGGAGGAATAA
- a CDS encoding GNAT family N-acetyltransferase gives MILEKAHIKEITTEESLANSLKVIKDSFITVARQLSLTEENCPSNPAFTNLENLKKMKDKDIRMFGLFEKGNQIGFVAIEKTDDIFYIERLSVLPGYRHKGYGKLLIDFVFNYVKAQGAKKVSIGIINENSVLKNWYIMYGFNETGLKRYEHLPFTVCFMEKIV, from the coding sequence ATGATTCTTGAGAAAGCACATATTAAAGAAATCACGACCGAGGAAAGTTTAGCAAATAGCTTAAAAGTTATCAAGGATTCATTTATTACAGTTGCAAGACAGTTAAGCCTAACGGAAGAGAATTGTCCTTCGAATCCAGCTTTCACAAATTTAGAGAATCTCAAGAAAATGAAAGATAAGGATATCAGAATGTTTGGTTTATTTGAAAAAGGAAATCAAATTGGATTTGTAGCAATTGAAAAGACTGACGATATTTTCTATATAGAAAGATTATCTGTGTTACCGGGATATAGGCATAAAGGGTATGGGAAACTTTTAATAGATTTTGTCTTTAATTATGTGAAAGCTCAAGGAGCAAAGAAAGTTTCCATTGGTATTATTAATGAAAATTCAGTTTTGAAAAATTGGTATATTATGTACGGTTTCAATGAGACTGGATTAAAGAGATATGAGCATTTACCATTTACGGTATGTTTTATGGAAAAGATAGTTTGA
- a CDS encoding WD40 repeat domain-containing protein has translation MKENFITRERKKIMRNLWAFSFLLFCFLMLTFSMNTLKETPLRESKDTKQNEAPLPTNGMEATPEVYYPDYRDGLSANLKDNNPVLVNILEGLKEESAGVAGWLVGFANDEKVVFYNHAYMLAYSFTDRRFLSAIDLLSLDAGHIQGSIVTNFSFSPSGDYVIINNGQSENDPIWKAKMYLADVRNGSVIEIGSADYFKILNSWSSNSQFFVFADRDGTNVNVYDVLNRTQNSVKLEQGQVKGILVTGKGDIVLETNSIFLLASDSGYRFKDLDIKGNILTARGLDIVYYSDEKVQKYSIDSGENTVLKGMPAGLELRGVTKGQAIFTTKSGSTTMVYNVVDNNLYKYDYTYESSPGLLNWSFSPDSKHCVVLDGDSYRVIDERGNEERAQVDENRVNYRCEWVNNTTFVEVVIQGETNVSADFAIAVYDVKAKQRKILYEQ, from the coding sequence ATGAAAGAGAATTTTATTACAAGGGAAAGGAAAAAGATAATGCGCAACTTATGGGCGTTTAGCTTTTTGTTATTTTGTTTCCTGATGCTAACATTTTCGATGAACACTCTTAAGGAGACTCCCCTAAGAGAGAGTAAAGACACCAAGCAAAATGAAGCCCCTTTGCCGACTAATGGGATGGAAGCCACGCCAGAAGTTTATTATCCAGACTATAGAGATGGGTTATCCGCTAATTTGAAGGATAACAATCCTGTGTTGGTCAATATCTTAGAAGGATTAAAAGAAGAAAGTGCTGGCGTAGCAGGGTGGCTGGTGGGCTTTGCAAATGACGAGAAGGTAGTTTTTTATAATCATGCGTATATGTTGGCTTATAGTTTTACTGACCGACGCTTTTTAAGTGCTATTGATTTATTGAGTTTAGATGCCGGTCATATCCAAGGGAGTATTGTTACTAATTTTTCGTTCAGTCCCAGCGGAGATTATGTAATTATAAATAATGGACAAAGTGAAAATGATCCAATTTGGAAAGCAAAAATGTATCTTGCGGATGTGCGAAATGGTTCAGTTATAGAAATTGGCTCTGCAGACTATTTTAAAATTCTAAATTCCTGGTCTTCAAATTCGCAATTTTTTGTTTTCGCTGATCGTGATGGGACAAATGTGAACGTTTATGATGTGCTTAACAGAACTCAAAACAGCGTTAAGCTTGAACAAGGTCAAGTGAAGGGTATTTTGGTAACTGGCAAAGGGGATATTGTTCTGGAAACAAACAGTATTTTTCTTTTGGCAAGTGACAGCGGTTATCGTTTTAAAGACTTGGATATTAAAGGGAATATATTGACTGCGCGTGGCTTGGACATAGTGTATTATAGCGACGAAAAAGTACAGAAATACAGTATTGATTCTGGAGAGAACACTGTTCTGAAGGGCATGCCGGCGGGACTTGAGTTGCGAGGGGTAACCAAGGGACAGGCTATCTTTACCACCAAAAGCGGTTCCACTACGATGGTTTATAATGTAGTTGATAATAATTTATATAAATATGACTATACCTATGAGAGTTCCCCAGGGCTGCTCAACTGGTCTTTTTCACCGGATTCTAAGCATTGCGTAGTGCTCGACGGCGATAGTTATCGGGTAATTGATGAACGGGGAAACGAAGAGAGAGCACAGGTAGATGAAAATAGGGTTAACTATCGTTGTGAGTGGGTTAATAACACTACCTTTGTCGAGGTAGTCATCCAGGGCGAAACAAATGTAAGTGCGGATTTCGCAATTGCAGTTTATGACGTAAAAGCGAAACAGAGGAAAATACTATATGAACAATAA
- a CDS encoding helix-turn-helix domain-containing protein has translation MERGQKVLALSIMFLALSILVGCYWISRSIENGIVSNSNSIVKASQNITDYMRRVNISQDDILSQAQAANYLQISEDRLFKVIDAIPHVRIGGQNLFTKKALSEWVEKSNFSSDAN, from the coding sequence ATGGAGAGAGGGCAAAAGGTATTGGCTTTATCTATCATGTTTCTTGCATTATCAATTTTGGTCGGCTGCTATTGGATTAGTAGATCAATCGAGAATGGTATTGTGAGTAATTCAAATAGCATTGTTAAAGCCTCGCAAAACATTACGGATTATATGAGAAGGGTAAACATTTCTCAAGATGATATATTAAGCCAGGCTCAGGCGGCTAATTACCTGCAGATTTCAGAGGATCGGTTGTTTAAAGTGATTGATGCTATACCACATGTAAGGATTGGCGGCCAAAACTTATTTACGAAAAAGGCGCTTTCGGAATGGGTAGAAAAATCAAACTTCAGTTCCGATGCAAATTAG
- a CDS encoding HepT-like ribonuclease domain-containing protein: MAGLRDVLIHDYMGISLKIVWNVVQNELPNSRL; encoded by the coding sequence ATGGCGGGACTTCGTGACGTGCTAATACATGATTATATGGGTATAAGTTTAAAAATTGTATGGAATGTCGTGCAAAATGAGCTCCCCAACTCAAGACTATGA
- a CDS encoding nucleotidyltransferase family protein, with the protein MPAIEYILSKREKIISLAKQYKAHNVKLFGSILREEETIESDIDFLVECQDDCSLFDIISLKYDLEEFLGRRVDIVTPDSLHWTLKDKILLEARLI; encoded by the coding sequence ATGCCTGCAATTGAATATATTTTAAGTAAGAGAGAAAAAATTATTAGTTTAGCAAAACAATACAAAGCTCATAACGTCAAGCTATTTGGTTCTATTCTTAGAGAAGAGGAAACTATCGAGAGTGATATTGATTTTTTAGTGGAGTGCCAGGATGATTGTTCTCTTTTTGATATCATTTCTTTGAAGTATGATCTTGAAGAATTTCTAGGGAGACGAGTAGATATCGTAACACCTGATTCTTTGCACTGGACTTTAAAGGATAAAATTCTTCTGGAGGCAAGGCTGATATGA
- a CDS encoding methyltetrahydrofolate cobalamin methyltransferase, whose protein sequence is MIIVGELINASRKVIGEAIKAQDIDYIQKVAKDEFAAGANYIDVNAGIFVGKEPEYLQWLVKTVQEVVDAPCCIDSPDPKAIEAALSVHKGIAMINSISLEKERYDALIPVVAGTDLKVVALCMSDDGMPETMDDRLKIADKLINGLVQNNVSLDNIYVDPLVQPISVNSTFAAEFINAVEAIMTRFKGVHTMCGLSNISYGLPERKFMNHAFAIMAIGKGLDGLIINPLDKMMMASLITAETLAGRDDYCGRYLKAYRNKQFEM, encoded by the coding sequence ATGATCATTGTAGGAGAATTAATTAATGCCAGCCGTAAGGTCATTGGAGAGGCCATCAAAGCACAAGATATTGACTACATTCAAAAGGTGGCGAAGGATGAGTTCGCGGCCGGGGCAAATTATATAGATGTTAATGCGGGTATCTTTGTGGGCAAAGAACCGGAATACCTGCAATGGCTGGTTAAAACCGTGCAGGAGGTCGTTGATGCACCTTGTTGTATAGATAGTCCTGACCCAAAGGCGATTGAGGCTGCCTTATCCGTTCATAAGGGGATCGCGATGATTAATTCCATATCCTTGGAAAAAGAGCGCTATGATGCTTTGATTCCGGTGGTTGCGGGCACTGATTTAAAAGTGGTTGCTTTATGTATGAGTGATGATGGAATGCCTGAAACCATGGATGACCGCTTAAAAATTGCGGATAAGCTCATCAATGGGCTCGTCCAAAACAATGTGTCCCTTGATAACATTTATGTCGATCCTCTGGTACAACCGATCTCTGTAAACAGTACCTTTGCCGCAGAATTTATTAACGCCGTTGAAGCCATCATGACGCGCTTTAAAGGAGTTCATACTATGTGCGGGCTATCTAATATATCCTACGGCCTGCCTGAGAGAAAATTCATGAATCATGCGTTTGCTATTATGGCTATTGGTAAAGGGTTGGATGGTCTGATTATTAACCCATTGGATAAAATGATGATGGCCAGCCTGATCACGGCGGAGACACTGGCCGGCCGGGACGACTATTGCGGCAGATATCTCAAGGCATATCGCAATAAACAATTTGAAATGTAA
- a CDS encoding cobalamin B12-binding domain-containing protein, translated as MATYAELAQSVISGQRDQVKDQVTSLIAAGKSPLEIVSEGLIAGMDVVGVRFKAGDMFVPEVLMSARSMTGGLEIVKPLIAAADQKSNGKILIGTVKGDLHDIGKNLVSMLIESGGFEVINMGVDISTEDFVDASIKHEPDIIALSALLTTTMPAMKDIIDSLKEKGLKDKVKVIIGGAPVSQEYAESIGADGYAPDAGSAVELCKQLLGL; from the coding sequence ATGGCAACTTATGCAGAGCTTGCCCAAAGTGTTATTTCGGGCCAGAGGGATCAGGTTAAGGATCAGGTTACGAGTCTTATCGCAGCAGGAAAGAGTCCGTTGGAGATTGTGAGCGAGGGCTTAATTGCCGGAATGGATGTAGTGGGAGTTCGATTTAAGGCCGGGGATATGTTTGTTCCGGAAGTGCTCATGTCCGCCAGGAGTATGACCGGCGGGCTGGAGATTGTTAAACCCCTGATCGCTGCAGCCGACCAAAAAAGCAATGGAAAGATTCTGATCGGGACGGTAAAAGGCGATCTCCACGACATCGGCAAAAACCTTGTCAGCATGCTGATCGAAAGCGGCGGCTTTGAAGTAATCAATATGGGAGTGGATATTTCTACGGAAGACTTTGTTGACGCCAGTATTAAGCATGAACCGGATATTATTGCCTTGTCGGCGCTCTTAACCACAACCATGCCGGCTATGAAAGATATTATTGATTCTTTAAAGGAAAAAGGCTTAAAAGATAAAGTTAAGGTAATTATCGGGGGAGCACCGGTTTCCCAGGAGTACGCCGAGAGTATTGGAGCGGACGGTTATGCCCCGGACGCCGGTTCAGCGGTAGAGCTTTGCAAGCAGCTTCTGGGCTTGTAA
- the pylSn gene encoding pyrrolysine--tRNA(Pyl) ligase small subunit, whose amino-acid sequence MTADSANKKRYYRKNVDFFKFVEKLKLWPSRAGTLHGIKSMIIRGNRAEVITHCNETFEILNSKHSRAARSLRNKLFFQACSNCKIPDWKLKKYSATYVNQNYGTRL is encoded by the coding sequence ATGACAGCTGATTCCGCAAATAAGAAGCGCTATTACCGTAAGAATGTCGATTTCTTTAAGTTTGTAGAAAAACTTAAGCTGTGGCCCTCCAGAGCCGGGACTCTGCATGGCATTAAAAGCATGATAATCAGGGGAAACAGGGCTGAGGTTATCACCCACTGCAATGAAACCTTCGAAATATTAAATTCCAAGCATAGCCGCGCGGCACGAAGTCTTAGAAATAAGTTGTTTTTTCAGGCGTGCAGCAATTGCAAGATTCCTGATTGGAAGCTGAAAAAATACTCTGCCACCTATGTTAATCAAAATTATGGAACCCGATTGTAG
- the pylD gene encoding 3-methylornithyl-N6-L-lysine dehydrogenase PylD has product MTRLKQDDVAALAAGLEEYNAELVGMTGCSLREIAAHAAGKGDREDGARKFSVAVIPMTCGQGIIESFAESVAGIVNYLGFKTVITENRDVGGVAEAVQNGSEILFMADDDCFIALNLRTGKVSDNGDATGRGYVAGLVQMCGGLKGKNVLVIGAGPVGTSAALALVRVGAEVSIYDIDPPASQRLSGKIIEEGYTAKIAADLESALAEHAIVVDACPAEGFIMPRHISEKTMIAAPGIPLGVQAAGLARISNRLLHDPLQIGVATMVFDVL; this is encoded by the coding sequence TTGACTCGACTCAAACAGGATGATGTTGCTGCGCTTGCCGCTGGGTTAGAGGAATATAACGCGGAACTGGTGGGAATGACCGGTTGTTCGTTACGGGAGATCGCGGCCCATGCAGCAGGCAAAGGAGACCGGGAAGACGGTGCCCGGAAATTCAGTGTTGCCGTGATCCCCATGACCTGTGGTCAGGGCATTATAGAAAGCTTTGCGGAGTCGGTGGCCGGTATCGTAAATTATCTGGGATTTAAGACGGTTATTACCGAAAACCGGGACGTAGGCGGTGTGGCTGAAGCTGTGCAAAATGGCTCGGAAATTTTGTTCATGGCAGATGATGATTGTTTTATAGCCCTTAACCTGAGAACAGGTAAGGTCTCTGACAATGGAGATGCTACCGGCAGGGGGTATGTGGCAGGCCTGGTGCAGATGTGCGGTGGATTAAAGGGTAAAAATGTCCTGGTGATCGGGGCAGGTCCTGTTGGCACCAGTGCAGCTTTGGCCCTGGTAAGGGTTGGAGCGGAGGTTTCAATATATGACATAGATCCGCCGGCCAGTCAAAGATTGTCCGGGAAGATCATAGAAGAGGGGTATACAGCAAAAATAGCGGCTGACTTGGAGAGCGCATTGGCGGAACATGCCATTGTGGTGGACGCCTGTCCTGCTGAAGGCTTTATTATGCCCCGGCACATATCGGAGAAGACAATGATAGCGGCTCCCGGCATTCCCTTGGGAGTACAGGCGGCAGGTCTGGCGCGGATTTCAAACCGGCTGCTTCATGACCCGCTGCAAATCGGAGTGGCCACGATGGTTTTTGATGTTTTGTGA
- the pylB gene encoding methylornithine synthase PylB, whose protein sequence is MAINPAASKLDRILEKSSKEIPLEKEELLFLLRLSDERDLSKVFETARLLRTRYFQNRVFIYGFVYFSTYCRNECAFCLYRKSNSSLGRYRKTELEIMETALSLVELGVHLLDLTMGEDPFYFNNRELGFEPLIRTVKHIKKRTGIPIMISAGVLPEQVLMDFKESGVDWYATYQETHNQDLYRKLRLGQSYDERMERKKSARSLGFLLEEGLLTGVGDKDEDLVDSLEEMKKLGADQLRVMSFVPQQNTPMEDVPSVPRLKELLIIAVMRLVFPDRLIPASLDVDGLSGLADRLNAGANVVTSVIPPHAGLAGVSNSSLDIEDGNRTISKIIPVLKDCGLVSASREDYAEWIRQHNRTL, encoded by the coding sequence ATGGCAATAAATCCTGCTGCGTCTAAATTAGATAGGATATTGGAAAAGTCAAGTAAAGAGATTCCCTTAGAAAAAGAAGAACTCTTGTTTTTGCTAAGGCTCTCCGACGAAAGAGACCTTTCCAAGGTTTTTGAAACAGCCAGGTTGCTTCGGACCCGCTACTTTCAGAACAGAGTATTTATCTATGGTTTCGTTTATTTCTCAACCTATTGCCGAAATGAATGTGCTTTTTGTTTATATCGCAAGTCAAATTCTTCTTTAGGGCGTTACCGCAAAACTGAGTTGGAAATCATGGAGACCGCTTTGAGTCTCGTTGAATTAGGAGTACACTTGCTGGATTTGACGATGGGGGAAGATCCCTTTTATTTTAATAACCGGGAGTTGGGATTTGAGCCCTTGATAAGAACTGTAAAACATATTAAAAAACGTACTGGTATACCGATTATGATTTCCGCGGGTGTTCTTCCGGAGCAGGTACTTATGGACTTCAAAGAGTCCGGCGTGGACTGGTATGCAACTTATCAGGAAACCCATAATCAGGATTTATACCGTAAACTCAGACTTGGCCAGAGCTATGATGAACGGATGGAACGGAAAAAATCAGCCCGATCGCTGGGGTTTCTCCTGGAAGAAGGATTGCTTACCGGAGTGGGGGACAAGGATGAGGATTTGGTGGATTCTCTGGAAGAAATGAAGAAGCTGGGGGCAGACCAACTCCGGGTGATGAGCTTTGTTCCTCAGCAGAATACGCCCATGGAGGATGTTCCGTCCGTACCCCGCTTGAAGGAGCTGCTGATTATCGCAGTGATGCGTTTAGTTTTTCCGGATCGTTTGATTCCGGCCTCCTTGGATGTGGATGGCCTCAGTGGCTTAGCGGACCGCCTTAACGCCGGGGCGAATGTCGTAACCTCGGTCATTCCTCCGCATGCCGGCTTGGCCGGAGTATCGAATTCTTCGTTGGACATTGAAGATGGAAACCGGACCATAAGCAAAATCATTCCTGTATTGAAGGATTGCGGGCTGGTTTCAGCGAGCCGTGAAGACTATGCCGAATGGATCCGGCAGCATAATAGAACGTTATGA